TCTCCCACCTACTTCCTCAGTAGAGGGTGTGCCTGCCTGGGAATCCCCACTCAGGCTCTGGTCCTAGACACCAATCTCTTCCTCTAATCTATTCCTCAGGGACCTCACTCTCCACTGCCTGCTCTCACTCCCTCTTCTTccgtctttcttttttttattattattttttttgagacagagtctcactcttgtcgcccacgTTGGAgggcaatggagcgatctcggctcactgccacctccacctcctgggttcaagcgattctcctgcctcagcctcccaagtagctgggattacaggcatgtgccaccacgcctggctaatttttatatttttagtagagacggggtttcaccatgttggtcaggctggtctcgaactcctgacctcgtgatccacctgcctcagcttcccaaagtgctgggattacaggcgtgagacaccacgccctgCCCTTCTTCTTCAATCTTTCTACTGGGTCCATCAGCATTTATATTTGTTCACgtctctcattttttaaaacaaaacatgctgggcaccgtggctcatgcctgtaatcccaaaactttgggcgggcagatcacctgaggtcaggagttcaagaccagcctggccaacgtgctgaaaccctgtctctacaaaaatacaaaacttaaccaggtgtggtggcaggtgcctgtaatcctgagtgggaggctaagaagggagaatcccttgaacccgggaggtggaggttgtgtgagctgagatcgagccactgcactccagcctgggtgacagagcaagactctgtctcaaaataaataaatagataaacaaacagacagacaaacTAAACTCCTTCCCCATCACTCTCTCCTCCAGCTTCCATCATCTCTCCCCTCCAGCTTCCATCATCTCTCCCCTCCTTCTCACAGCCAGACCCCTTCCAGAGGGATCTCCACCGGCAGCCTCATTTTCCTTGTCTCCTTAGCTCATGGAAGCCCAGCTTCCCCCGTGACTCAGGCCACTCTCACCAAGCTTCCTGCTGACCACATCACAGGACCCCCCCAGACATGATTGGTCTCTGTCTTGCATGGCATGGCTGCCACTTTCTCCTTCCAGAACATCCCTCCCTGGATTTCTTGGTCGCACACTTTCTTCCTATCTTACTGGACCTTCTGCCAGTGCCCCTGGCAGCCCCTTTCCACGGCTCCAGACTCAGGGCTGTGCGAGGCACACTGACTTCTCAGCCTACACAGTCTGCCTTGGCCCATCCTCCACTCCAGTGCAGAGTCACTATCTGCAGCGGTCTCTGTGATGGATTCACCAACAGCTCTTCACATTGGAGGGTCGTCTCTCTGCCAATCATAACTCTTCTACTCCCCTTTCCAGTGATCAATATAGGCATGGACAGTCTGACCAACTTGACTTGCAGAAGCAGCTCTGGGCTCTTCTTACCACTTGGGGCTCTGACGATGAGCCCACTGTTGGCTGTGGAATCTGGCTGTCCCATCAGCCGCAGTGAGGGGCTGAGTATAGTCATGTGTCACGTAACAACGAgcatatattctgagaaatgcattgttaggagATTTTGTCATGCAGACACCATCGAGTGCATTTACATAAATTGAGACAGTAGAGCCCACTACACACCTGGGCTGGAGGGCATTCCTAGTACACCTGTGCAGCATGTGACTGTGCTGCATACTGTGGGCAAGTGGAACACAATGGCAAGGCTGTGtgcatctaaacatatctaaacgtAGAAGAGGTACAGTAAACATATGGCATTACATGGGCCCACCATCGTATATGCAGCCTATCACTGATGGAAATGTCATTGTGCAGTATATGACTGTACTAGAATCAGGAAAACTGAAAGTTAATGAAGGAGGGGTAAACTGGGGCCAGTAAGAGACAGAAGATAGAGAGCTACCagatgcatttcttttctttcttttcccccaaaGGACTGTTCTTGCAAGGCATGATGGGTCTCCACAGCTTGTATGGAAGGTACCCTGTGTGACTAGCAACGAAATGTCACGCAACAGCCATGGCCAGCTCAGTGAGGTGACCCTCACCATAGCTTCTCCTTCACTGCTTTACTCACCTCTTTCCCTCACTCTTGGGGGATTGTACTTTCATGGCAAGTAAGCTAAGGCACCTCCCTTCATAGACAAACACTATTCTGCTTTTGAAAACGATGacataccacttcacatccactgAGATGGCTAGAATCAAAAACTCAAGgaatagcaagtgttggcaaggatgtggagagatCAGAACCCTCATACCCTGCTGATGGAGGTTTAAAATcatgcagctgctttggaaaaagtccggcagttcctcaaatgatgaaacatagagttaccatgtgacccagcaagtGCACTCCTAGTAACtccacccaagagaaatgaagagcTACATCCACATGGATGAGCTTGTGCACATTTATAGCAACATCATTCATAATAGCCGAAAAGTAAGaacaacccaaacgtccatcagCTGGTGAATGGATAATCAAAATGTGgcctatccatacaatggaacattattcagccataaaaagggatgaagtgTTGACATAtgctatgacatggatgaaccctgaaaacattatgtcaacaaagccagtcacaaaacatCACATACTAGACGATTTCATTCATACGAACGTCCAGAACAGGAAACctatagagacaggaagtagatcagtggttgccgtGGGCTGGGGGTGGAAGTCAGGGGGTAAGGAGTCAATAACTAAAGCATATGAAGGTcttttctggggtgatgaaaatgttctaaaatcgaCTGTGATGAtagttgtacaactctgtgaatacacaAAAAACCACTGAATTCACAGTTTAAATGGGTGAATCGCACAATACACGAATTCGCCCTCactaaagctgttaaaaaatggCGTAGTCTGTATTGATTGCCTTTGAAAGATGTTCATGATCACTTAATAACTGGTTCCACTAACGTGAAGTCGAtcctatttgtgtttttttaaacacatttatggatagaaaaaatatttggaaatacataccccaaaatgttaacagtggttcTCTCTAGTTCGTAGGATTATAgatgatttctttaaaatatatttttccataatgGTTTACAATGAGCATGTGACGCTTTTATacgaaaaaatatatatgtggtaATCTACTTTACCTTAAGAATATTTCTTACAAATGGTTATTAATGTTATAATAAAAAGAACAGCAAGAACAGACTAAAGGCAAGATTGCTCACTACGTGACACCTCCCAGTCTTTAGGCCTTTATGAGCGCATGATTCTTCCGTATCCGAAAGAGCTACAGCCGTCCTGTGCTCCCTTCCGCCAGGCTGTTCAGTACAGAGGCCACCACTCTGAGGATTACTTAGTGATCTGAGAAGGCACGGGGAGGTGTTTAACTCAACAATAGTCAACTCCCCTAGAGTCAGGCCACATCTGTGATGATTACTGTATTGTGGGGCAATTAAGAACTAAACGGTGCCATCGTGAGCAGATTTCCCTAAATGCTTAACTCAGAGTGGCTGACAGGGGCTGAAGAGAATGAACCCCATTATCTTCAACACACAGCCCACGAATAGCAGggaaacaaaatcaacaacaGCTTTGCTTGAGGATAAGCAGATTTCAACCCCTGAAAATCTTGGAATGTGGTTACTGATATGGAGGCTCGGTCTTCAAGGCGGGTATTCAAGGGGGTAAACTCAAACTCTCCCACTGTCTTTACCCCGGGCTGCAATCCTTCATGGGGCCAGACTCCACAGGCACCTGGGCAAACACACATTGGGAACGCAGTGACAATCTCTACCTACAACTCAGAGGCCACACTGACGGCCCTCAGCAGGAACCCCACGGGCAACCCTCCCACATTCCCACAGGACATCTTGGTCGGTGCAGGTGCAACAGCCACAGAGCCACAGGGTGCCTCTATGACTCCAGGATCTTCCATGGTTCATAATGTCCCAGTACAGATGAGAGCAGGGACAGAGTCAGAGAGGCTGGGTTGTATTAACACTGGTTTATTAGGTAGATAGGAAAAGAAGATGAAGTCAATAGTCTTTAGCAAGCCAACTAGCTCAAGGAATAGATAGCCCCTTTCCATTCTGGAGACAACACAGAAatctattaatattaaatattgtcATGAGGTATGCACCTGCCCACAGGAGTATTACGATGGAAATACTGGGGTAGTCTGCAGGGCCGGGTAGAAATGATAGGAAACAAAGCCAGAGAAATTGAAATACCTCTTGGACCCCAGAAGACAGATGTACTGATTTCTGGGATGTCAGGAGCCCAGTGTAGAGCAGCTGGATAGGTCGCTAACAGCTTTCCCTTCTGCTTATCGGGTCTCACACACCTGGATAAACCAGTTATTGAAAGCTGACCTGCTAATGAGAAGCTTCTGGCACTTGCTGGTGTTTCCTAATTGAATGGGTGACTGCCCTGCATCTCAGGGCCGGGGCTGCCGTGTGGATGCCTCTCCATGAGGTTAGCAGCTTGATTTAGATTAGTGTGCGGGACGGGGAGCTCACAGTGGGGTCGAGGAGACACAGCACAGGCTTCTGAAGGGTGCCCTGTCTATTAGGGAGCACCCCATTTACAGATGGGTCATCCTTCAGAAGCTCACCAGTTTCCCAGCGCATGACAGcgggcagcttttttttttttcctattataaacAAATCTTCGATGTGACTGCGATGATCTACGGATGATCTACGTATCTGGTTGTGTGATCCTCAAGCACTTATGCAAGGTGGAGTGTAAACAATGGCCAAGACCCAAACTGCAATGTTCCCTGAAGTCCAACCTGCTTGGAGTCCTTGGGAACGTGTACAGTGGTTAACGGGCTTGAGAGGAGTCAGCTGGGAGggtgagagcgagactctgccctGCAGAGGGACCGCTGAGGACGGACCCCTGCAGGCCGTCCACACCCACCACGCCTGTCGTCCTCAGGAAATGCAATCGGATGCTCAGAATTTCGCCCCTAGAGCGACTCAGGGCAGTCCCAGCTCAGGAAgacttctttttttaaccttctgGCTTAGAGCCACAACCCCAGGCTGAGGATGCCACATCAACGGCGTTTCCTCGCCACGCTGCAGGCGTGACTCACGTTTCTAAGCCTGCAGGGTCCACGGGCCGAACGCGGCTACTGAGAGCACAGCGTCCTCCCTCAGCCCCTGTTCATCTGCACGGAGCAAAGCCGCAGCTTTCTCTGCTGTCAGCGCTTTATACGACTCGGATGTAGGCTCTGAGCGGACACGGGCCCGCCCTTAGACGGCGACCCGAGGGGCAAACAGGATAGAGGCGCGCTCCTTTGGAGACCGTGGTCTCGATTTTATCTGCTCCTGGGTGGTGCGGGTGGTTTGCTCTCCAGGCGTGAGCAAAGGCCACAAGGGGCCCGAAAAAATCACCCAAGGATGCAAGCCCGCCACTGCGCTGAGCAGGGTCCAGCCCCACCGCCAAAGCCTGCGCCCCTCCAGGGAGGCCCGCGCGATCGAGACCCGCCGCCTCCCGGCCAGGCGCGGGACACCAGGCGAGGGGAGCCAGGAGCCGAGAGGGGCGGTGCCGGGCCCGCAACCCGACCCTGTCCTCCCTCCGCCTCCTCCCGGCAGGACCGTCCCCTCCCGGGCCCCAGCTCCGCGGCCGCCCCCTCGCAGCCGGCCCGTCCCGCTCGGGCCCGCGTGCCCCGCAGCCGCCACACGCCCCACAGTCCGTGCCGAGGCTCCCGCCCGAGCGCGCGCGGGCCGGCGGTGGCGTGTGCGCACGTCATATGGGCCGTCGGCCTCCCATTGGTTGCGGCCGCCTCACCAGACCGCGTGCGGACGGGCtcgcgggcggggcggggcaaGCTCAGGCCACGCCCCTGGGCGGTGCGCGCGGGCGGCGGGTAGGCCGGGCAGGGTCACGTGACGCGGGCCGCTCGGCCCGCCATATAAACCCGCGCGCCCGCCAGGCGCTGCGGCCGAACTTGGGGCCGTCCCGGGCCGTGACTCCTCCTTTCTCCCGCCCCGCCTCCGTTCGGAGAGCCCGCGGGCGGGCGCCTCTTGGTCAGGTAGGCGGCGGGCTGGGATGGGGGTCGCGGGCGGGCTTTGGTCGCGCCGCAGCCGGTCCTCCCCGGAGGTAGGTGGGCGCGGGCCCCGTTGGGTCTTTGGGACGCGGGCCCCGCTGGGGCCGGGGGTGCTGCTCGCTGTGAACTCGGGTCCCGTCCGCCGCTGGCCCCGGGCGGGCGCACGGGGGTCTAACCTTGGGGGGCGGCGCTGCCGCCTGTCCCGGGTGCCGGGGTTCGCGTCCCGCGGGGCCTTCCTCgctctttgtctcttctgagtGAACTTGATGACCCCCTTTTTCCAGGAAGCGCCTCTTGGACGCGGGTGACCGATGCCCAGATTGCACGACCACTTCTGGAGCTGCTCCTGTGCGCACAGCGCGAGGCGCCGAGGCCCCCCGCGAGCCAGCGCCGCGGGGCTGGCGGCCAAGGTTGGGGAGATGATCAACGCTTCCGTCTCCGGGCCCTCCCTGCTGGCGGCCCACGGTGCCCCGGACGCTGACCCCGCGTCCAGGGGCCACAGTGCTGCGATGAGCGGCCCCGAGCCCGGCGGCCCGTACCCCAACACCTGGCATCATCGCCTGGTGCAGAGGAGCCTCGTGCTCTTCTCGGTTGGGGTGGTCCTAGCCCTGGTGCTCAACCTGCTGCAGATCCAGAGGAATGTCACTCTCTTCCCCGAGGAGGTGATCGCCACCATCTTTTCCTCCGCCTGGTGGGTCCCTCCCTGCTGCGGGACAGCAGCTGGTGAGTACCCCTCCTGTTTCTTTGGAAGTAAAAAGGGTGTCTTTTCGGTTGAAAGTACTTTTCAGCCTATAAGAAGCATGCATTTGAAACTGGAACTATCCACAGATTGAAAGTGTGCATCTCCAGTCTTGGGATTTAGAGAAATGAAGGAGGGGTAGAGAGGACCTGGCACCCCCGAGGGCGGGTTCGGGCCGCAGGTCTCTGAAGTTTGAGGAGGCACAATGATGGAGATGAGGCAGGGAGATAATTGGCTGTTCAAGCAGGTGCTGTGCCAAGCTGACTGAGGGCCCTTCCCTCCTGGCGTCCGGGTACAGCCCCAGCTGTCATCCCGCGCCAGTCTCCCCGGATTGGCCGCCTGGGGAACTGGTGAGCAGCGGGACTGAAAGGCCATTGGTCGCGGCAGCAAACATGCTACCCTGCTGGATAACTGAAAACAAACCCGTCACATGTGTTCAGGAGGCGGTTGCCAGGGGAGCAACTTCTCAGCACGTCCTTCTGCCGGGTCGCTGAGTAAACTGTGGTCTGAAGCCAAACCTCTACCCCCTGAACTGTTAGAGCTTTGTAGATTACCTTCTTAAGGAAAAGAGTAACCCCCTTACGGCGTTTAGATTTTCGTACACCCAAGCAGTAGCATAGATGTTGTACAATGTAACACTGGGTCAGTCTGAGCTGTGGACACGGGGACTGCTGGGTGTGTGTAGTAGACTTTCTTGGCTATCATTGAACCGCTTTTATAGAAATGTTGAGTTGATCTTGGCCCAGCAGATCACTTACTGCTCCTGTAGTCACAcagcatttgtttatttaacGAGCTTGTCGGGTGCTTTCTGCAACCTCAACTCTATAAGCTGTTGAAATGTTAATCCGAAAGTGAGCACCACAAGCCCCTGTCCTTAAGCAGCTTAGAGTCTGGTGGGGAAAACAAACCAGTATGGAAGTGACTCCAGTGCAGTGCAGGGAGCATCCTGTTTGCTTTGTGGCTGACGTTTGTCAGCTGACTGCTGACCATAGGCTTCAGATGCTTTGCTGTGTTCATTCTTTACAGCAATACCATGTGTAGCTTCGTTTGTAGATGTGGAAACTGAATCACAGGTGAAGTCACATCCAAGCGTGCGCAGGTAGAAAGGGGCCAAGCCATCGTTGCTAACTGCTCATGCTGCCTCAGTAGGTGTGTCTCCTGAACTGTGGAAACACATTGCCTCAGTTGACTCACTGAAAACAGCAAGCAGCAAAGAGTTTTGTAGCAGATTAACAGAGGGCTGTGTGTTCAAGAACGAGGATATGTGTCTGGAATGATTAAGCAGTGGGTAGAATGTTTTCATATGTGTTCTCAGAGGGACGGGATCCTCTTTCGTTTTTCGAAACACTTTAACTATGTGGCTGTACTAATtgaaaattttttgagaaatgtatctAGATTTAAAATTCCATGTTTCATGTACATTTCGCAGAATAGTTTCTTTCCTTTAACCAAAAACTTGATCTTAGAAATGAAATAGTTTAGCCTTCAGTATTTGTAATTGGAGCCTCAAGGGTTTCTAGGAATATCTGGACAATTTCTCATACTCttatattctacttttttttaaaaccatcagccaAGAGCGTAAGTAAAATTTTTCATAGTATGCTTTTTACCTATTTAGTTTTTAACCTTAAAAGGTAAGATTAAGCTATAGCGAAGTAAAGTTAATTTGGGGGGGTCCGTTTTTCAGAACTCCAAAATTAGAACCTGATTAAGTATAATAAAttgaaaactgaacattttttaTCTGAATGTTTGATGCAAACTGTGTTTCTTGTTTCTCAGTTTAAcctaaaatgtatatttctttcaTACTAGACTGAGGTGAAACAATTGCAGGGTTCTCAAGAGCCCTGGGACACAGTGACCCTTGTGTCCGGGCCTCCAACCCCACAGGCTGGCACCCCACTCCCCGCTACAGACATTCATTCCTGCcttcatttttgccattttatttctcttttggaaTGCCATTCCTTCCTACCTGTCCAAATTCCAAGTTCATGTCTATAAAGAATAACTATTCCAGACCACAGTGATCTCTTCTTTCTCTGTGTCCTGGTTACATAATCCATAtaattttacacatgagaaaacaaACATGCAGGGCCACGTCCCATCAGAGGGCAAGCTGGGATTTGAGGCGAGTTTTCTCTTCCTGGTCTGGTGTTCTTTCCACAGCTTGAGGCTTGACCATGCGGGAACCAGATGGAGAATAAGCGAAGACTGTGTGGGGCTGTCTCGCCCCGTACTTGCCCACAGGCATGTgtgcacagtaggtgctcagtgtcTCGTACAGTACATGCTAGAACCCCCGAAAATCAACTCCAGGGCCACTCTAGGAGCATGTGACCCAGACTGAAAGTCACATCAGCAGATATGTATCTCATCACGTACCCAATCCAGTACTGGGTGGTGGCAGGAGTGTCAGAGCTGTGATGTGACAGGGTGTGGACAGATGCTAACCTTTTTATTGTAAGATAGAAATCACACTGGATGAAAAGGCAAGGTGAACTACATAGTCGTTTAAGTTCTGTGTGCTTTAGGCAAACGTGGATATTAAATATAAGGTTACATATTGCTCATATTAATATGAATAATCCCTGCTTGATTCCTTTCAGTGTTTACTGAGACATGTTCAACTACACTAAataatagtgatttttaaaaaacttttctacAGTACAATTTTGTGGGAGTGGTACTCAAAGAGAACAAGAATATAAAATCACTCTGAAGTTGTAGCTGATAATTTTTTCTAGGAAAAGGACTGGTTTGAGTAATGTACTATGTTACTAATGACCACGTTGAAATTCTGGAACTTGAATCTGCTGTATTCTAACATTGTCATCTTTTCTAAAACAGCTGTTGTTGGCCTACTGTACCCCTGTATCGACAGTCATCTCGGAGAACCCCACAAATTTAAGAGAGAATGGGCCAGTGTCATGCGCTGCATAGCAGTTTTTGTTGGCATTAACCACGCCAGTGCTGTATCCTTAATTTTCTGTGCTATGTCCAGAGTATCTTCTTAGGTTATATATTGAAgcgttttgttttgttatatacTCAAATGACTCCATGTGATAATACAGACATGATGGTGTTACCTACCCATTTCAAAttactaaaaagagaaagaagaatgggGCTATTGATGACTTCAtagtaaaatatattgttttatggTCAAAATGCTAGCAGCATTTTATATGTAGCTTTCAGCAAGTTTATTCTTATGGTTAAGTTTTTGACTCCGTGATGGCAGGGAGATTTCAGGTGATCTTAATGATTACTGTAACCTGTATCCAACAAATCCTTTCTTTAGCTCATTACACAGTTTTTATGGACAGTGAATTATTTGTGGTACAATAATAAAATACCCATGTTTTTAACCCTTGTggttttctttatgctttttatCTTAATAAGAATCAGCGAACTTTTCCTTAACTTTTACATCACCAGAAATTGGATTTTGCCAATAATGTCCAGCTGTCCCTGACTTTAGCAGCCCTATCTTTGGGCCTTTGGTGGACATTTGATCGTTCCAGAAGTGGCCTTG
This window of the Pongo abelii isolate AG06213 chromosome 6, NHGRI_mPonAbe1-v2.0_pri, whole genome shotgun sequence genome carries:
- the INSIG1 gene encoding insulin-induced gene 1 protein, translating into MPRLHDHFWSCSCAHSARRRGPPRASAAGLAAKVGEMINASVSGPSLLAAHGAPDADPASRGHSAAMSGPEPGGPYPNTWHHRLVQRSLVLFSVGVVLALVLNLLQIQRNVTLFPEEVIATIFSSAWWVPPCCGTAAAVVGLLYPCIDSHLGEPHKFKREWASVMRCIAVFVGINHASAKLDFANNVQLSLTLAALSLGLWWTFDRSRSGLGLGITIAFLATLITQFLVYNGVYQYTSPDFLYIRSWLPCIFFSGGVTVGNIGRQLAMGVPEKPHSD